From one Nocardioides sp. Kera G14 genomic stretch:
- a CDS encoding error-prone DNA polymerase: MGWENPEIPWRELEKRLSAKPVDPSDVPMSRRRRTIAPTVVPPEGPVVPYAELHAHSHFSFLDGASSPSDLVAEAIRLGLHGLALTDHDGFYGAPALAETMKLLGLDNTTLRTVYGAELSLGLSGPQNGVADPKGRHLLVLARGVEGYHRLAGAITEAQLRGDEKGRPVYDWDELVDRARDNGRDHWLVLTGCRKGFRARDDIATLIDAFGEDNVVVELTDHQMPTDSRTNDGLWALAHELRLPAVATGNVHYATPQANHLADAMAAVRARRALPEMAGWLAPHGAAHLRSGEEMLRRFARYPGTVARSVELADECAFDLRRAKPELPSRQIPEGHTAATWLRHLTEEGFELRYAQAYRHDPDFVARARARVEHELDVVIGKNFPGYFVIVHDIVAFARSEGILCQGRGSAAASAICFALGITAIDPVFYGLPFERFISAHREEEPDIDVDFDSNRREEVIQWVYETYGRRNAAQVANIVGYRPKMAIRDAAKALGHSPGQQDAWSKQVSSWRSVEAPPEAEVPDAVLALAKEFLGAPRHLGIHSGGMILTERPIGEVVPIERARMEKRTVLQWDKDGCEFMGLVKFDLLGLGMLSALDHLMQIVRTHLGESWELATIPKEEPAVYDMLCRADSIGVFQVESRAQIGTLPRLQPRCFYDLAIEIALIRPGPIQGGAVHPYVRRATGREEVEYAHPLLEPVLSRTRGVPLFQEQLMEMGRVLGDFSADDADLLRRAMGSKRGVERIESLKERLFDGMIDKGMTEAAATAVYFQILSFANFGFAESHALSFAKLVYASSWFKLHYPGAFLAGLLRAQPMGFYSPQSLTQDAVRHGVEVRRPDLLSSGATADLEPLSDAAGPTGFDVCLHDVRGTTPWIPGTPDPTPHHRRDGRFAVRLGLEEVRGISRETAERIVAAREEAPFRDMPDLARRARLDTGQLEALATAGALGQMGEGLSRREALWAAGWTESPDQLPGTAPVVAAPELPAMEPAEETLADLWATGITPDGHPFAHLRAQLSGSGAVSVAGLRDIEGGTRVTVGGMVTHRQRPSTAGGVTFLNLEDETGMLNVVCSQGVWAKFRRVATSSSTMLIRGIVEKQDGVLNLVADRLSPFVELRGHRSRDFR, encoded by the coding sequence ATGGGCTGGGAGAATCCCGAGATCCCGTGGCGTGAGCTGGAGAAGCGGCTCTCGGCCAAGCCGGTGGACCCCTCCGACGTGCCGATGTCGCGACGCCGCCGCACGATCGCACCGACGGTCGTGCCGCCGGAGGGGCCGGTCGTGCCCTATGCGGAGCTGCATGCCCACTCGCACTTCAGCTTCCTCGACGGCGCGTCCTCGCCGAGCGACCTGGTGGCCGAGGCGATCCGGCTCGGGCTGCACGGGCTGGCGCTCACCGACCACGACGGGTTCTACGGTGCACCGGCGCTGGCGGAGACGATGAAGCTGCTCGGCCTCGACAACACCACCCTGCGGACCGTGTACGGCGCCGAGCTCTCCCTCGGGCTGAGCGGCCCGCAGAACGGCGTGGCCGACCCGAAGGGCCGGCACCTGCTGGTGCTGGCACGAGGGGTCGAGGGCTACCACCGGCTGGCCGGTGCGATCACCGAGGCACAGCTCCGGGGCGACGAGAAGGGCCGGCCGGTCTACGACTGGGACGAGCTGGTCGACCGCGCGCGAGACAACGGACGGGACCACTGGCTCGTGCTGACCGGGTGTCGCAAGGGTTTCCGTGCCCGCGATGACATCGCGACTCTCATCGACGCGTTCGGCGAGGACAACGTCGTCGTCGAGCTGACCGACCACCAGATGCCCACCGACTCCCGCACCAACGATGGGCTCTGGGCCCTGGCCCACGAGCTGCGACTGCCCGCGGTCGCGACCGGCAACGTGCACTACGCCACCCCGCAGGCCAACCACCTCGCCGACGCGATGGCCGCGGTGCGGGCACGCCGGGCGCTGCCCGAGATGGCCGGCTGGCTCGCCCCGCACGGCGCCGCCCACCTGCGCAGCGGTGAGGAGATGCTGCGACGCTTCGCCCGCTATCCCGGTACCGTCGCCCGCTCGGTCGAGCTCGCCGACGAGTGTGCCTTCGACCTGCGCCGGGCCAAGCCGGAGCTGCCCAGCCGGCAGATCCCGGAGGGCCACACGGCGGCGACCTGGTTGCGGCACCTCACCGAGGAGGGCTTCGAGCTGCGCTACGCCCAGGCCTACCGTCACGACCCCGACTTCGTGGCGCGCGCCCGAGCACGCGTCGAGCACGAGCTCGACGTGGTGATCGGCAAGAACTTCCCGGGCTACTTCGTGATCGTCCACGACATCGTCGCCTTCGCCCGGTCGGAGGGGATCCTCTGCCAGGGCAGGGGGTCGGCTGCCGCGAGCGCGATCTGCTTCGCCCTCGGCATCACCGCGATCGACCCGGTCTTCTACGGACTGCCCTTCGAGCGGTTCATCTCCGCGCACCGCGAGGAGGAGCCCGACATCGACGTCGACTTCGACTCCAACCGGCGTGAGGAGGTCATCCAGTGGGTCTATGAGACCTACGGCCGGCGCAACGCCGCGCAGGTCGCCAATATCGTCGGTTACCGGCCGAAGATGGCGATCCGTGACGCCGCCAAGGCGTTGGGGCACAGCCCCGGCCAGCAGGACGCCTGGTCGAAGCAGGTCTCGAGCTGGCGCTCGGTCGAGGCACCTCCTGAGGCCGAGGTCCCTGACGCCGTACTCGCGCTGGCGAAGGAGTTCCTCGGAGCACCTCGCCATCTCGGGATCCACTCGGGCGGGATGATCCTCACCGAGCGCCCGATCGGCGAGGTGGTGCCGATCGAGCGGGCGCGGATGGAGAAGCGCACCGTCCTGCAGTGGGACAAGGACGGCTGCGAGTTCATGGGGCTGGTGAAGTTCGACCTGCTCGGGCTCGGCATGCTCTCCGCGCTCGACCACCTGATGCAGATCGTGCGCACACATCTGGGGGAGAGCTGGGAGCTGGCGACGATCCCCAAGGAGGAGCCGGCGGTCTACGACATGCTCTGCCGGGCCGACTCGATCGGTGTCTTCCAGGTCGAGAGCCGTGCCCAGATCGGCACGCTGCCCCGGCTCCAGCCGCGCTGCTTCTACGACCTCGCGATCGAGATCGCCCTGATCCGGCCCGGCCCGATCCAGGGTGGCGCAGTCCATCCCTACGTACGTCGTGCCACCGGCCGTGAGGAGGTGGAGTACGCCCATCCGCTGCTGGAGCCGGTGCTGTCACGGACGCGAGGGGTCCCCCTCTTCCAGGAGCAGCTGATGGAGATGGGCCGTGTCCTGGGTGACTTCAGCGCCGACGATGCCGACCTGCTGCGCCGGGCGATGGGCTCCAAGCGGGGCGTCGAGCGGATCGAGTCGCTCAAGGAGCGGCTCTTCGACGGGATGATCGACAAGGGGATGACCGAGGCGGCCGCGACGGCGGTCTACTTCCAGATCCTGTCGTTCGCGAACTTCGGCTTCGCCGAGTCGCACGCGCTCTCCTTCGCCAAGCTGGTCTATGCCTCCTCGTGGTTCAAGCTGCACTACCCCGGGGCGTTCCTCGCCGGCCTGTTGCGCGCCCAGCCGATGGGTTTCTACTCGCCGCAGTCCCTCACCCAGGACGCCGTCCGCCACGGCGTGGAGGTACGCCGACCTGACCTGCTGTCGTCAGGGGCGACGGCCGACCTCGAGCCGCTGTCCGACGCCGCTGGTCCCACCGGCTTCGACGTCTGCCTCCACGACGTGAGGGGGACAACCCCATGGATCCCGGGAACCCCGGATCCGACACCGCACCATCGTCGGGACGGCCGGTTCGCCGTACGCCTGGGCCTGGAGGAGGTGCGGGGGATCAGCCGGGAGACGGCGGAGCGGATCGTGGCGGCACGTGAGGAGGCGCCCTTCCGGGACATGCCCGACCTCGCCCGACGGGCCCGGCTCGACACCGGGCAGCTCGAGGCGCTGGCGACCGCCGGGGCGCTGGGACAGATGGGGGAGGGGCTGAGCCGGCGCGAGGCGCTGTGGGCGGCGGGCTGGACCGAGTCACCCGACCAGCTGCCCGGGACGGCCCCGGTGGTCGCAGCCCCCGAACTGCCGGCGATGGAGCCGGCCGAGGAGACACTCGCCGACCTCTGGGCCACGGGCATCACGCCCGACGGGCATCCGTTCGCCCACCTGCGCGCCCAACTGTCGGGCTCCGGCGCGGTCTCGGTGGCCGGCCTGCGCGACATCGAGGGCGGCACCCGGGTCACCGTCGGTGGCATGGTCACGCACCGGCAGCGACCCTCGACCGCCGGCGGCGTCACGTTCCTCAACCTCGAGGACGAGACCGGCATGCTCAACGTGGTCTGCTCCCAGGGCGTGTGGGCGAAGTTCCGCCGCGTCGCCACCTCCAGTTCGACGATGCTGATCCGCGGCATCGTCGAGAAGCAGGACGGCGTGCTCAACCTCGTCGCCGACCGGCTCTCACCCTTCGTCGAGCTCCGGGGTCACCGCAGCCGCGACTTCCGCTGA
- a CDS encoding serine hydrolase domain-containing protein, producing MSHESAYESVDAEFRKAHLSGRSPGLVYGVVLDGELIHSGAFGTTALDEERPPTVTTVQRIASMTKSFTASAVLLLVERGQLALDAPVASYVPEFQPMHSADSAPVTIRHLLTMSAGLLTDDPWGDRNESQTPEELDAFLAGGFLTGARPGEAFEYANLGYAVMGRVIDRVLGADGGFRAFVLDELVTPLGMPATTYDVSLVGSELAVGFQPRSSGWVAEPSTSPGTFSAMGGLHSSATDLARWVGGFTDAFRNPSAPHPLSPASRRDMQQAHRFIDVEAKEGKAAAAYGYGFGLIAEHHADHGHVAQHSGGYPGYGSHMRWHPETGLGVIALANGTYAAPVAAATEALRALVLAADRPRALPVPTTQQLVEEVTRRVAATIADHAPFNDHTVFTANVAMDVPEEERQVQLAKLREEVGLMRLAVEELTPRADGLGHIAWSIPAANGRYELEIKIAPTLEPRVQQVVVKATVPGDSAEVAAAVTPELDEG from the coding sequence GTGAGCCACGAGAGCGCGTACGAGTCCGTCGATGCCGAGTTCCGCAAGGCACATCTGAGCGGGCGGTCGCCCGGCCTCGTCTACGGCGTCGTACTCGACGGTGAGCTGATCCACTCCGGGGCCTTCGGCACGACGGCCCTGGACGAGGAGCGGCCGCCGACGGTTACGACCGTGCAGCGGATCGCCTCCATGACGAAGTCCTTCACCGCCTCGGCGGTCCTCCTTCTCGTCGAGCGCGGCCAGCTCGCCCTGGACGCACCGGTCGCCAGCTATGTGCCGGAGTTCCAACCGATGCACTCGGCCGACTCCGCGCCCGTGACGATCCGCCACCTGCTCACGATGAGCGCCGGCCTCCTCACCGACGACCCGTGGGGCGACCGCAACGAGTCGCAGACGCCCGAGGAGCTCGACGCCTTCCTCGCGGGGGGCTTCCTCACCGGCGCCCGGCCGGGCGAGGCGTTCGAGTACGCGAACCTCGGTTACGCGGTCATGGGCCGGGTGATCGACCGCGTGCTCGGAGCCGATGGCGGTTTCCGCGCGTTCGTCCTCGACGAGCTCGTCACCCCGCTCGGCATGCCCGCGACGACGTACGACGTCAGCCTGGTCGGCTCTGAACTGGCGGTCGGCTTCCAACCACGCAGCAGTGGTTGGGTGGCTGAGCCTTCGACCTCGCCGGGGACCTTCTCGGCGATGGGCGGCCTGCACAGCAGCGCCACCGACCTTGCGCGCTGGGTCGGCGGTTTCACTGACGCCTTCCGCAATCCGAGCGCTCCGCACCCGCTGAGCCCGGCGAGCCGGCGCGATATGCAACAGGCGCATCGCTTCATCGATGTCGAGGCCAAGGAGGGCAAGGCTGCTGCGGCCTACGGCTACGGCTTCGGGCTCATCGCGGAGCATCACGCCGACCACGGCCATGTGGCCCAGCACAGCGGCGGCTATCCGGGCTACGGGTCACACATGCGCTGGCATCCCGAGACGGGACTGGGTGTCATCGCGCTGGCCAACGGCACCTATGCGGCTCCGGTCGCCGCGGCGACCGAGGCGCTGCGGGCCTTGGTGCTGGCCGCCGACCGGCCCCGCGCGCTGCCGGTCCCTACGACGCAGCAGCTGGTCGAGGAGGTCACCCGTCGTGTGGCCGCCACGATCGCGGACCACGCACCGTTCAATGACCACACCGTCTTCACCGCCAATGTCGCGATGGACGTGCCGGAGGAGGAGCGCCAGGTCCAGCTGGCGAAGCTGCGAGAGGAAGTCGGGCTGATGCGGCTCGCGGTGGAGGAGCTGACGCCGCGCGCCGACGGGCTGGGCCACATCGCGTGGAGCATCCCGGCGGCCAACGGGCGTTACGAGTTGGAGATCAAGATCGCTCCCACGCTCGAGCCGCGGGTGCAGCAGGTCGTGGTCAAGGCCACGGTTCCGGGCGACTCAGCGGAAGTCGCGGCTGCGGTGACCCCGGAGCTCGACGAAGGGTGA
- the hemW gene encoding radical SAM family heme chaperone HemW: MPSALPDGEPAPADGSLPASALAGLGTRPFGFYVHVPFCTVRCGYCDFNTYTALELGPSVVAGGHPGASRQTYAEAAIAEVRQARRVLGSAAPEVETIFFGGGTPTLLPAEDLVAVVAAIREEFGLADDAEVTTEANPDSVTPEALAVLADGGFNRISFGMQSAVLHVLATLDRTHNPANVPLAVAAAREAGIAQVSVDLIYGTPGESRADWSTTLEAALACEPDHVSAYSLIVEEGTALARRVRRGELPMPDDDDFADKYVMADEAMRAAGLEWYEVSNWSTDVATQCRHNVLYWTGADWWGVGPGAHSHIGGTRWWNVKHPVAYADRIAAGLSPAAAREVLTPEDQQVERILLELRLATGLPVSALPDQALVAGPVAAGLTYVDDTPDGTRLKLTDPGRLLADGVVRDLLP; the protein is encoded by the coding sequence ATGCCCAGCGCCCTGCCCGACGGCGAACCCGCGCCCGCGGACGGGTCGCTCCCGGCCTCCGCGCTGGCCGGTCTGGGAACGCGGCCGTTCGGCTTCTACGTGCACGTGCCGTTCTGCACGGTCCGCTGCGGCTACTGCGACTTCAACACCTACACGGCCCTCGAGCTCGGTCCCTCCGTCGTCGCCGGTGGCCATCCCGGTGCCAGCAGGCAGACGTACGCCGAGGCCGCGATCGCCGAGGTGCGGCAGGCCCGCCGCGTGCTCGGCTCCGCGGCGCCTGAGGTCGAGACGATCTTCTTCGGCGGGGGCACTCCGACCCTGCTCCCAGCCGAAGACCTGGTGGCCGTGGTCGCGGCGATCCGTGAGGAGTTCGGCCTGGCCGACGACGCCGAGGTGACGACTGAGGCCAACCCCGACTCGGTGACGCCGGAAGCCCTTGCTGTCCTGGCCGACGGCGGTTTCAACCGGATCTCCTTCGGCATGCAGAGCGCAGTGCTGCACGTCCTCGCCACGCTCGACCGGACGCACAACCCGGCCAACGTGCCGCTCGCCGTCGCCGCCGCACGGGAGGCCGGCATCGCGCAGGTGTCCGTGGACCTCATCTACGGCACGCCGGGGGAGTCGCGGGCCGACTGGTCGACGACCCTCGAGGCCGCCCTCGCCTGCGAGCCGGATCATGTGTCGGCGTACAGCCTCATCGTGGAGGAGGGGACCGCCCTGGCCCGACGCGTCCGTCGAGGCGAGCTGCCGATGCCCGATGACGACGACTTCGCCGACAAGTACGTGATGGCCGACGAGGCGATGCGGGCTGCCGGGCTCGAGTGGTACGAGGTGTCGAACTGGTCGACCGATGTCGCGACGCAGTGTCGGCACAACGTCCTCTACTGGACCGGCGCCGACTGGTGGGGCGTCGGCCCCGGTGCGCATTCGCACATCGGCGGCACCCGTTGGTGGAACGTCAAGCACCCCGTCGCCTACGCCGACCGCATCGCCGCCGGGCTCTCACCCGCAGCCGCTCGCGAGGTGCTCACGCCTGAGGACCAACAGGTGGAGCGGATCCTCCTCGAGCTGCGCCTCGCCACCGGCCTCCCGGTCTCGGCCCTGCCCGATCAGGCCCTCGTCGCCGGCCCGGTCGCCGCCGGCCTGACGTACGTCGACGACACCCCCGACGGCACGCGGCTCAAGCTCACCGATCCCGGCCGCCTCCTCGCCGACGGCGTCGTCCGCGACCTCCTGCCCTGA
- a CDS encoding DUF3097 domain-containing protein, producing MADRYGSDILSTDWRAPKNGRAVEAPATLGDVVESVSPEWVGEIVAVDRDLGTVTLEDRRNKRRSFPLGPGFLYDGRPVILVAPPRSSAAVATGPKRTASGSLAVEGAQARVARASRVFVEGRHDAELVEKVWGDDLRIEGVVVEYLGGVDDLADHLKDFRPGPQRRVGVLVDHLVAGSKESRIADAIRRSPVGKDVLILGHPFIDVWAAIKPDRVGLQAWPTIPRSIEWKKGICQHLGWPHRDQADIARAWQHLLSKVKSYDDLDPALLGRVEELIDFVTAESGVS from the coding sequence ATGGCTGACCGTTACGGCTCCGACATCCTCAGCACCGACTGGCGTGCGCCGAAGAACGGCCGCGCGGTCGAAGCGCCAGCCACGCTCGGCGACGTGGTGGAGTCGGTCTCCCCCGAGTGGGTGGGCGAGATCGTGGCCGTCGATCGGGATCTGGGCACGGTCACACTCGAGGACCGCCGCAACAAGCGTCGCTCCTTCCCGCTCGGGCCCGGTTTCCTGTACGACGGCAGGCCGGTCATCCTCGTCGCTCCGCCCCGTTCGTCTGCGGCTGTGGCCACCGGGCCGAAGCGGACCGCCTCTGGATCGCTCGCTGTGGAAGGGGCCCAGGCGCGCGTGGCTCGCGCCTCGCGGGTCTTCGTCGAGGGGCGCCATGACGCCGAGCTGGTCGAGAAGGTCTGGGGCGACGATCTGCGGATCGAGGGCGTCGTCGTGGAGTACCTCGGCGGTGTGGACGACCTGGCCGACCACCTGAAGGACTTCCGTCCGGGGCCGCAGCGGCGGGTCGGCGTACTCGTCGACCACCTCGTCGCCGGCTCCAAGGAGTCCCGGATCGCCGACGCGATCCGACGATCGCCGGTCGGCAAGGACGTGCTGATCCTCGGTCACCCGTTCATCGACGTCTGGGCGGCCATCAAGCCCGACCGCGTCGGGCTCCAGGCGTGGCCCACGATTCCCCGCTCTATCGAGTGGAAGAAGGGCATCTGCCAGCACCTCGGCTGGCCGCACCGCGACCAGGCGGACATCGCCCGGGCCTGGCAGCACCTGCTGTCGAAGGTGAAGTCCTACGACGACCTCGACCCCGCACTCCTCGGGCGGGTCGAGGAGCTGATCGACTTCGTCACCGCCGAATCAGGGGTTTCCTGA
- the hrcA gene encoding heat-inducible transcriptional repressor HrcA, producing the protein MQNERRLAVLRAIVEDYVATEVPVGSKSLVERHQLNVSPATVRNDMAVLEDEGYITQPHTSAGRVPTDKGYRLFVDRLDGVKPLSPAEKRAIGDFMSGAVDLDDVVQRSVRLLSQLTHQVAIVQYPTLSRSTVRHVELISLSPTRVLAVLILSTGRVEQRVVELPAELSDDSLATLRTHINTAAAGALIADAAASLRALADEVPPTLAQSVSTIGEALVEAMSDHRSAERIAIAGTSNLARFSDSFDSAVRPLLEALEEHVVLLKLMGEASASGTVTVRIGAEGPVEHLSSTSVVTTGYGPQDEALAMLGIVGPTRMDYPGTMAAVRAVARYVSRILDES; encoded by the coding sequence ATGCAGAACGAGCGCAGGCTCGCCGTGCTCCGCGCCATCGTCGAGGACTACGTCGCGACCGAGGTGCCGGTCGGCTCGAAGTCCCTGGTCGAGCGCCACCAGCTCAACGTCTCACCGGCGACCGTCCGCAACGACATGGCCGTCCTCGAGGACGAGGGCTACATCACCCAGCCGCACACCAGCGCCGGGCGCGTCCCGACGGACAAGGGCTACCGCCTCTTCGTCGACCGGCTCGACGGCGTCAAGCCGCTCAGCCCGGCCGAGAAGCGGGCGATCGGCGACTTCATGAGCGGCGCGGTCGATCTCGACGACGTCGTCCAGCGAAGTGTGAGGCTGCTGAGCCAGCTCACCCATCAGGTCGCGATCGTGCAGTACCCGACGCTGAGCCGCTCCACGGTCCGTCACGTTGAGCTGATCTCGCTCAGCCCGACCCGGGTCCTCGCGGTCCTCATCCTCAGCACCGGCCGCGTCGAGCAGCGCGTGGTCGAGCTGCCGGCCGAGCTCAGCGACGACTCGCTCGCGACGCTGCGCACGCACATCAACACCGCGGCCGCCGGCGCGCTCATCGCCGACGCCGCGGCCTCGCTCCGGGCACTCGCCGACGAGGTCCCCCCGACCCTCGCCCAGTCGGTCAGCACGATCGGCGAGGCTCTCGTCGAGGCGATGTCGGACCACCGCTCCGCGGAGCGGATCGCGATCGCCGGTACGTCGAACCTCGCCCGCTTCAGTGACTCCTTCGACTCCGCCGTACGCCCTCTGCTGGAGGCGCTGGAGGAGCATGTCGTCCTGCTCAAGCTGATGGGCGAGGCCTCCGCCAGCGGCACCGTGACCGTCCGCATCGGTGCCGAGGGGCCGGTCGAGCACCTGTCGTCGACGAGCGTCGTCACGACCGGCTACGGCCCCCAGGACGAGGCGCTCGCGATGCTCGGCATCGTGGGCCCCACCCGCATGGACTACCCCGGAACGATGGCGGCCGTCCGTGCCGTCGCCCGTTACGTCTCCCGCATCCTCGACGAAAGCTGA
- the dnaJ gene encoding molecular chaperone DnaJ: MDPYELLGVSRDADDAAIKKAYRSLARKYHPDVNPDEASQEKFKEISHAYEILSDPQKRAAYDRGGDMGFGFGGGAGAGAGFSFTDIMDAFFGGQGGGGTSSGRGPRTRTRRGQDALVGLEIDLAEAAFGASHEMTLDTAVVCETCHGDGAAPGSKPVTCETCHGAGEVAHVQRSFLGEIRTLRPCAACRGFGTIIPDPCRDCGGDGRVRTRRTLTIKVPAGVDSGTRLQLTGQGEVGPGGGPAGDLYVELRVARHPIFTRQGGDLHCTVTVPMTAAALGTVLTMPTLEADLVSEDFTPETPTSFDLEVKPGTQPGSEQVLRGLGVPGLHGRGRGDLVVTVLVETPTGLDEQQAELLAQLAKLRDEEHPAGSIKATKQGLFGRIRDVFGEH, translated from the coding sequence ATGGATCCCTACGAGCTGCTGGGCGTCTCCCGTGACGCCGACGACGCCGCGATCAAGAAGGCCTACCGGTCGCTGGCGCGCAAGTACCATCCCGACGTCAACCCGGACGAGGCGTCCCAGGAGAAGTTCAAGGAGATCTCGCACGCCTACGAGATCCTGAGCGACCCGCAGAAGCGCGCCGCCTACGACCGTGGCGGCGACATGGGTTTCGGCTTCGGCGGGGGCGCGGGCGCCGGGGCTGGGTTCTCGTTCACCGACATCATGGACGCCTTCTTCGGCGGCCAGGGCGGTGGCGGTACGTCGTCGGGCCGTGGTCCGCGCACCCGCACCCGTCGCGGCCAGGACGCCCTGGTCGGCCTCGAGATCGACCTCGCGGAGGCGGCCTTCGGTGCCAGCCACGAGATGACCCTCGACACCGCGGTCGTCTGCGAGACCTGCCACGGCGACGGCGCCGCGCCCGGCTCCAAGCCGGTCACCTGTGAGACCTGCCACGGTGCCGGTGAGGTCGCGCACGTGCAGCGCAGCTTCCTCGGCGAGATCCGTACCCTGCGCCCGTGTGCGGCCTGCCGTGGCTTCGGCACGATCATCCCGGACCCCTGCCGCGACTGCGGTGGTGACGGCCGGGTCCGCACCCGCCGCACCCTCACGATCAAGGTCCCTGCCGGTGTCGACTCCGGCACCCGGCTTCAGCTCACCGGGCAGGGCGAGGTCGGTCCGGGCGGGGGCCCGGCGGGCGACCTCTACGTCGAGCTCCGTGTCGCGCGGCATCCGATCTTCACCCGCCAGGGCGGCGACCTGCACTGCACGGTGACCGTCCCGATGACGGCGGCAGCGCTCGGTACCGTGCTCACGATGCCGACCCTCGAGGCCGACCTCGTGAGCGAGGACTTCACACCGGAGACGCCCACCAGCTTCGACCTCGAGGTGAAGCCCGGCACCCAACCGGGCTCGGAGCAGGTCCTACGTGGCCTCGGTGTCCCCGGTCTGCACGGCCGCGGCCGGGGCGACCTCGTCGTCACCGTCCTGGTCGAGACCCCGACCGGCCTCGACGAGCAGCAGGCCGAGCTTCTGGCTCAGCTCGCGAAGCTCCGCGACGAGGAGCACCCCGCCGGCAGCATCAAGGCCACCAAGCAGGGCCTCTTCGGCCGGATCCGCGACGTCTTCGGCGAGCACTGA
- a CDS encoding 16S rRNA (uracil(1498)-N(3))-methyltransferase, with amino-acid sequence MSLPVHLVDSLAGVAVGDVVTVDGDEGRHAVAVRRLAVDEQVVITDGLGTSATGTIRSTQAKRSMDVVVDSVDVAPPLDPTFTVAQALPKGERGELAVEMMTEIGVSTVMPWAATRSIVSWRGERGVKPLARWRSTAREASKQARRSWFSQVSELASTADVVARIEAASLAVVLWESATRPIASVDVPTSGEILLVIGPEGSFTPEEVDAFVAAGAVSVKMGAEVLRTSTAGVAALAAVMSRTSRWA; translated from the coding sequence GTGAGCCTTCCGGTCCACCTCGTCGACTCGCTCGCGGGCGTTGCTGTCGGCGATGTCGTGACCGTCGACGGCGATGAGGGACGCCATGCCGTCGCCGTACGACGACTCGCCGTCGACGAGCAGGTGGTGATCACCGACGGGCTCGGGACGAGTGCGACCGGGACGATCCGCTCGACCCAGGCGAAGAGGTCGATGGACGTCGTCGTCGACTCGGTCGACGTGGCGCCGCCGCTGGACCCCACCTTCACGGTCGCCCAAGCGCTGCCCAAGGGCGAGCGCGGCGAGCTCGCCGTCGAGATGATGACCGAGATCGGCGTCTCCACGGTCATGCCGTGGGCGGCGACGCGGTCGATCGTCTCGTGGCGCGGTGAGCGGGGCGTGAAGCCCCTCGCTCGCTGGCGCTCCACGGCACGGGAGGCGAGCAAGCAGGCTCGACGCTCGTGGTTCTCCCAGGTGTCTGAGCTTGCCTCGACGGCTGACGTCGTCGCACGGATCGAGGCGGCCTCGCTCGCCGTGGTCCTGTGGGAGTCGGCTACGCGTCCGATCGCCTCGGTCGACGTACCGACCTCGGGCGAGATCCTGCTCGTCATCGGCCCCGAGGGCAGCTTCACCCCCGAGGAGGTCGACGCCTTCGTCGCTGCGGGCGCGGTCAGCGTGAAGATGGGCGCCGAAGTGCTGCGTACGTCGACCGCCGGCGTCGCCGCGCTGGCGGCCGTGATGTCACGAACCTCCCGCTGGGCCTGA
- a CDS encoding Gmad2 immunoglobulin-like domain-containing protein, with protein MRNSTLRRTSFAAVALMAGAGLAACGTDDSTASDPETTAAASTSTPAAPATSESAAAPSSSAPVDVTPADALITLTAPTSGATVSGSFEAEGKANSPEANVPWSLTDGSGKVVAKGAFTAEGWMDKLYPYSGTVDLTGVAPGDYTFEVKVDDDSDGEGPTSSGSAVGVPITVK; from the coding sequence ATGCGCAACAGCACTCTTCGCCGCACGTCGTTCGCCGCGGTGGCCCTCATGGCCGGAGCCGGCCTCGCCGCCTGCGGCACCGACGACTCGACCGCCAGCGACCCGGAGACGACCGCCGCGGCGAGTACGTCGACCCCCGCTGCACCGGCGACCTCCGAGTCGGCCGCGGCGCCGTCCTCGAGCGCGCCGGTCGACGTCACGCCCGCCGACGCGCTGATCACGCTCACCGCCCCGACCTCGGGTGCGACCGTCAGCGGCTCCTTCGAGGCCGAGGGCAAGGCCAACTCGCCTGAGGCCAACGTGCCGTGGTCGCTCACGGACGGCTCCGGCAAGGTCGTCGCCAAGGGCGCGTTCACGGCCGAGGGCTGGATGGACAAGCTCTACCCGTACTCCGGCACCGTCGACCTGACCGGTGTCGCGCCCGGTGACTACACCTTCGAGGTGAAGGTCGACGACGACTCCGACGGCGAGGGTCCGACCTCGTCCGGATCAGCCGTCGGCGTGCCGATCACCGTGAAGTGA
- a CDS encoding HIT domain-containing protein: MASQFRTDESCLFCRIIAGEIPSDRVHEGERMIAFRDIAPKAPLHVLIVPRDHLPNAAATAAEDPALIGELIGCADTIARENGHEAYNLLFNTGEAAGQTIFHTHLHLLAGGKLTDLPV; encoded by the coding sequence GTGGCCAGCCAGTTCCGCACCGATGAGTCGTGCCTCTTCTGCAGGATCATCGCAGGGGAGATCCCGAGCGATCGTGTCCATGAGGGCGAGCGCATGATCGCCTTCCGCGACATCGCCCCGAAGGCGCCGCTGCACGTGCTGATCGTGCCGCGCGACCACCTGCCCAACGCCGCCGCCACCGCGGCAGAGGACCCGGCCCTGATCGGCGAGCTGATCGGATGCGCCGACACCATCGCGCGCGAGAACGGTCACGAGGCGTACAACCTGCTCTTCAACACGGGCGAGGCCGCCGGCCAGACGATCTTCCACACCCACCTCCATCTCCTCGCCGGCGGGAAACTCACTGACCTTCCCGTGTGA